TTCCAGAACGCTCTTACGACCCACTCCGGGTACTGCCCGGTGCCCGGCTCCGGCAACCCGGGCGTCCGTGACCTGCCGCCACCCGTGGCGGCCCGGCCACCGGACACTGCGAACCGGACGTCCAGGGCCGTCCAGCAGCCTACCCCGGGCGCCCCTCCGGGCACAGGTCACGGGGCCGCCGGTCGGCCCGGCCCGCACCTCGGCGGGCTCGGGCCGGCCACGAAGTGCCTACTCCTCCGCCAGCAGAGCGGCGCGCAGCGCCGCCAGGGTGCGGGTCAACAGCCGGGACACGTGCATCTGGGAGAGCCCGAGCCGGGCCCCGATCTGCGACTGGGTGAGCTCCTCGACGAAGCGCATCGAGAGGATCGCGCGCTCGCGCTCGGAGAGGCCGGCGATCAGCGGCCGGAGCGCGTGCAGGTTCTCCGCGAGCTCGAAGCCCGGGTCCTGGAACCCGAGCCGTGCGGCCAGCGCGCTCTCGGCGCCCTCCTCGGTGCTCGCGTCGAGCGAACCGGCCGTGTGGCTGTTGCTGGCGACCAGGCCCTCGACGATCTCCTCCTGCGGCAGCCCGAGGTGCGCGGCGAGGTCGGCGACGCCGGGTGCCCGGTCGAGTCGCTGCTCCAGTTCGTCGGCCGCCTTGGCGATCGTCAGGCGCAGCTCCTGGAGCCTGCGCGGGACGTGCACGTGCCAGGTGGTGTCACGGAAGAACCGCTTGATCTCGCCGGTGATCGTCGGCAGCGCGAAGGTGGAGAACTCCAGACCGCGCTCCGGGTCGAACCGGTCGATGGCCTTGATCAGGCCGATCGTGCCGACCTGGACGATGTCCTCCATCGGCTCCCGGCCGGCACGGAACCGGCGGGCCGCGAAGTGCACCAGCACCTGGTTCAGCTCCACGAGGGTGGCACGCGTGTACGAGTACTCGGCGGTGCCCTCCTCCAGCGTGCGCAGGCGGGCGAAGAGTGCCCTGGAGAGTTCCCGGGCGTCGGCGGGGGCGACCTCCGAGGGAAGCTGCTCCAGGCCGTCCGTCGACCGCGACCCCGCGGCCGTCCGCCGGGGCGCCGGTACGGCGCGGCGGAGTGCGCCCGCCTCGACCGTTCCGGGGTCGGCGGTCGGTGCAGCGTTGAGTGACGTCGTCATGGCAGTCCTTCCACCGGGTCGTCTCAGGTCAGGGCCCCGGTTACCCGGGTTGTCCGACCATACGCACACCGGAAGCAGACTTCACAATTACTTCACTGCCTCTCCGTACGACCACCGTTTTCTCTCGGTCACCGCTGCCGTCGCCCCCGGATCCGCCGTCCCGTGTCCACGCCGCCACCGCCCGTCCCGCCCTGCCACCGCCCGGTCACCGGACTCGGCCGCCCCGCTCCAGGCAGCCCGGCCGCCGCCGTCACCCCGCTGCCGGGCCGCCGCCGAGCGCCATGTGCAGCCGGATCGTGAACCCGGGGCCCACGGTCCGGGTCTCCACCAGGTCGCAGAGCTGATGGATCATCCACAGCCCGCGCCCGCCGTCCGCCCCGGTCAGGCTCGGCCGCGCCCGGCCGGCCAGCGGGTCGGTCAGCCGCCCGGCGTCCCGGATCTCGGCGACGGCACGGCCGTCGGTCGTCCACAGCCGCAGACGCCCCCGCCCACCCCCGTGGGCGAGCGAGTTCGCCGTGGCCTCGCCGATCGCGAGCACCAGGTCGGCCCGGCGCTCCTGCGCCAGCTCGACGGCCCCGGCCCACTCCTGGACCAGGGCCCGGACCTCGGCCAGCCGGCCACCGCCGTACTCCAGCTCACGGAAGGTGACGGGCTCGGGCAGCGGGGTGTCGCAGTCGGCGCAGACCAGCAGCGGATCGGTGTAGGCGGCGCTCGGCCGCGTGATGCCGTCCTCGGTCACCACCGGGTGGGTCCGCCTGGCCTCGGCCACCACGGCGGCCGGCAGGCCCGCCACGTCGTAGGGGCACAGGATCGTCGCGGCCCTGCCCCGGAACGCGAGGTTGATGAGCGCCTCGTGCCGGGTCGCCTCGGTGCTCTCGGCCGGGGAGCGGCCGGCCCAGATCGGCTCGCCGACGATCCGCACGCTCCGTCCGGCGTGCTGGTCGGCGAAGGCCCGCAGGTGGGCCAGGATCCGGCCGGGATTGCGGCCCAGGCCCGTCATGTCAGCGCTCTGCACGCCGTCGAACAACGGCCCGAGGCTGTCGCGCAGGACCTCCAGCCGGCTGGGCGGCACGGCTACCAGGACGGGCTCGGACGCCGCCAGCGCGGTCGACACGAAGCCGCCGACCCCGGCCCGGTAGCCGGCCTCGTCCCGGTAGAGGAGGGCGGGGTGCACGAAGGACTCGGACGGCGCCGGCCCGGCGGCCGCGTGGGGCGCACCGGCGCTCTCCCACGGTGTGCGATGCTCCGCCCGGCCCGGCCGTACCGGCGGGAACGACCGTGCGCAGGTCTGCTCGGAGCGACTGCCGCCCTGGTTCAATGCCTCACACCTCCTGGCCGCTGCCGTCGCCCGACCGCCGTGCTCCGACCCGGTCGCGACGCCCGCCCGCCGGGTGCCGGCGCTGCGGCCGACTGACCGCCCGTGTACCCGGCACCACTCGGGTCACACGTTCCGGGACGACCAGTCTGCCCTACGCGCCCGCGCCCGGCGGCCGGAAAGCGGGCCCCGGAGCGGATCCGGGGCCGCCCGACCGTCCCGGTCACGGGTTC
The sequence above is drawn from the Kitasatospora sp. NBC_00315 genome and encodes:
- a CDS encoding SigB/SigF/SigG family RNA polymerase sigma factor, encoding MTTSLNAAPTADPGTVEAGALRRAVPAPRRTAAGSRSTDGLEQLPSEVAPADARELSRALFARLRTLEEGTAEYSYTRATLVELNQVLVHFAARRFRAGREPMEDIVQVGTIGLIKAIDRFDPERGLEFSTFALPTITGEIKRFFRDTTWHVHVPRRLQELRLTIAKAADELEQRLDRAPGVADLAAHLGLPQEEIVEGLVASNSHTAGSLDASTEEGAESALAARLGFQDPGFELAENLHALRPLIAGLSERERAILSMRFVEELTQSQIGARLGLSQMHVSRLLTRTLAALRAALLAEE
- a CDS encoding anti-sigma factor RsbA family regulatory protein — protein: MNQGGSRSEQTCARSFPPVRPGRAEHRTPWESAGAPHAAAGPAPSESFVHPALLYRDEAGYRAGVGGFVSTALAASEPVLVAVPPSRLEVLRDSLGPLFDGVQSADMTGLGRNPGRILAHLRAFADQHAGRSVRIVGEPIWAGRSPAESTEATRHEALINLAFRGRAATILCPYDVAGLPAAVVAEARRTHPVVTEDGITRPSAAYTDPLLVCADCDTPLPEPVTFRELEYGGGRLAEVRALVQEWAGAVELAQERRADLVLAIGEATANSLAHGGGRGRLRLWTTDGRAVAEIRDAGRLTDPLAGRARPSLTGADGGRGLWMIHQLCDLVETRTVGPGFTIRLHMALGGGPAAG